In Musa acuminata AAA Group cultivar baxijiao chromosome BXJ2-10, Cavendish_Baxijiao_AAA, whole genome shotgun sequence, a genomic segment contains:
- the LOC135580780 gene encoding pentatricopeptide repeat-containing protein At3g42630-like isoform X2 has translation MIHGRSLNDRFLGNKDYAALVKAVIVNEEPDIAFQLVNELKSKGFKPGCDVLSGLMLCYAKNGFFMQAQVLWGEIINSSFEPRIEVIWDLMKAYAQMGQFDEITRIVHETTLRNFGFGPEVYTMAVSCFGKAGQLRLMEEAVKEMVSRGFKVNSVSGNAYVKYYSIYGSLEDMESAYERLKKSRILIEKGAIRAMASAYINQRQFYKFGEFLRDVGLGRRNVGNLLWNLLLLSYAANFKMKSLQREFLGMLDAGFSPDISTFNIRALAYSRMSMFWDLHLSIQHMRYKRVIPDLVTYGCIVDAFLERRLARNISFELGKLDVEATPIMLTDPLVFEVFGKGDFHSNSEALLKSTRQRDWTYSKLLAIYLKKQYRRNQIFWNY, from the coding sequence ATGATCCATGGAAGATCCCTGAATGATCGATTTCTTGGCAACAAGGACTACGCCGCGTTAGTCAAGGCCGTGATTGTGAACGAAGAACCTGACATTGCATTTCAACTCGTAAATGAATTGAAATCCAAAGGATTTAAGCCTGGTTGTGATGTCCTCTCGGGTTTGATGCTTTGTTATGCTAAAAATGGCTTCTTCATGCAAGCCCAGGTTTTGTGGGGTGAGATCATAAACAGCTCGTTCGAGCCGCGCATCGAGGTCATCTGGGATCTGATGAAGGCCTATGCCCAGATGGGCCAGTTTGATGAGATAACCAGGATTGTCCATGAGACCACCCTCAGAAATTTTGGCTTCGGTCCTGAGGTTTACACGATGGCTGTCTCTTGTTTTGGGAAAGCTGGCCAGCTTCGGTTGATGGAGGAAGCTGTAAAAGAAATGGTCTCAAGAGGTTTTAAAGTTAACTCTGTAAGTGGCAACGCTTATGTTAAGTATTACAGCAtatatggttcattggaagatatGGAATCTGCATATGAGCGCTTGAAGAAATCAAGAATTCTGATTGAGAAGGGAGCGATCCGAGCGATGGCATCTGCGTACATAAACCAAAGACAATTCTATAAATTTGGTGAATTTCTTCGGGATGTAGGTCTTGGCAGACGGAATGTGGGAAATCTTCTGTGGAACCTACTTTTGCTATCTTATGCTGCAAATTTTAAAATGAAAAGCTTGCAAAGAGAGTTTCTTGGTATGTTGGATGCTGGTTTCTCACCTGATATATCAACGTTCAATATCAGAGCATTGGCATATTCAAGGATGTCTATGTTCTGGGATCTCCATTTGAGCATCCAGCACATGAGGTATAAGCGTGTCATACCAGATCTTGTTACATATGGTTGCATTGTGGATGCCTTCTTGGAGAGAAGGCTTGCAAGAAATATTTCCTTTGAATTAGGAAAATTGGATGTTGAGGCCACTCCAATTATGTTAACTGATCCGCTAGTTTTTGAGGTCTTTGGTAAGGGTGATTTCCATTCAAACTCCGAGGCTCTATTAAAATCCACAAGGCAGAGGGATTGGACATATTCAAAGCTCCTAGCAATATATCTAAAAAAACAATACAGGAGAAACCAAATCTTTTGGAATTATTGA
- the LOC135580780 gene encoding pentatricopeptide repeat-containing protein At3g42630-like isoform X1: MATQPLHPRLCAASPPPIFLPRASASRRSWVPPLRRGPPNRKMIHGRSLNDRFLGNKDYAALVKAVIVNEEPDIAFQLVNELKSKGFKPGCDVLSGLMLCYAKNGFFMQAQVLWGEIINSSFEPRIEVIWDLMKAYAQMGQFDEITRIVHETTLRNFGFGPEVYTMAVSCFGKAGQLRLMEEAVKEMVSRGFKVNSVSGNAYVKYYSIYGSLEDMESAYERLKKSRILIEKGAIRAMASAYINQRQFYKFGEFLRDVGLGRRNVGNLLWNLLLLSYAANFKMKSLQREFLGMLDAGFSPDISTFNIRALAYSRMSMFWDLHLSIQHMRYKRVIPDLVTYGCIVDAFLERRLARNISFELGKLDVEATPIMLTDPLVFEVFGKGDFHSNSEALLKSTRQRDWTYSKLLAIYLKKQYRRNQIFWNY; this comes from the exons ATGGCTACTCAACCCCTGCATCCCCGCCTCTGTGCCGCTTCTCCCCCTCCCATCTTCCTCCCTCGGGCCTCCGCGTCCCGCCGTTCCTGGGTTCCTCCGCTGCGTCGAGGACCACCGAATCGGAAG ATGATCCATGGAAGATCCCTGAATGATCGATTTCTTGGCAACAAGGACTACGCCGCGTTAGTCAAGGCCGTGATTGTGAACGAAGAACCTGACATTGCATTTCAACTCGTAAATGAATTGAAATCCAAAGGATTTAAGCCTGGTTGTGATGTCCTCTCGGGTTTGATGCTTTGTTATGCTAAAAATGGCTTCTTCATGCAAGCCCAGGTTTTGTGGGGTGAGATCATAAACAGCTCGTTCGAGCCGCGCATCGAGGTCATCTGGGATCTGATGAAGGCCTATGCCCAGATGGGCCAGTTTGATGAGATAACCAGGATTGTCCATGAGACCACCCTCAGAAATTTTGGCTTCGGTCCTGAGGTTTACACGATGGCTGTCTCTTGTTTTGGGAAAGCTGGCCAGCTTCGGTTGATGGAGGAAGCTGTAAAAGAAATGGTCTCAAGAGGTTTTAAAGTTAACTCTGTAAGTGGCAACGCTTATGTTAAGTATTACAGCAtatatggttcattggaagatatGGAATCTGCATATGAGCGCTTGAAGAAATCAAGAATTCTGATTGAGAAGGGAGCGATCCGAGCGATGGCATCTGCGTACATAAACCAAAGACAATTCTATAAATTTGGTGAATTTCTTCGGGATGTAGGTCTTGGCAGACGGAATGTGGGAAATCTTCTGTGGAACCTACTTTTGCTATCTTATGCTGCAAATTTTAAAATGAAAAGCTTGCAAAGAGAGTTTCTTGGTATGTTGGATGCTGGTTTCTCACCTGATATATCAACGTTCAATATCAGAGCATTGGCATATTCAAGGATGTCTATGTTCTGGGATCTCCATTTGAGCATCCAGCACATGAGGTATAAGCGTGTCATACCAGATCTTGTTACATATGGTTGCATTGTGGATGCCTTCTTGGAGAGAAGGCTTGCAAGAAATATTTCCTTTGAATTAGGAAAATTGGATGTTGAGGCCACTCCAATTATGTTAACTGATCCGCTAGTTTTTGAGGTCTTTGGTAAGGGTGATTTCCATTCAAACTCCGAGGCTCTATTAAAATCCACAAGGCAGAGGGATTGGACATATTCAAAGCTCCTAGCAATATATCTAAAAAAACAATACAGGAGAAACCAAATCTTTTGGAATTATTGA